One Halosegnis longus DNA window includes the following coding sequences:
- a CDS encoding DUF2061 domain-containing protein yields the protein MSLYKRLKQGIQNIWAQSPHQRMSRALIKTLLYRTLMVVITISVAFFFTGNTGDALSIGLVSNVIKTGTYYGYERLWDRVSWGVATTD from the coding sequence ATGAGTCTGTACAAGAGACTGAAGCAGGGGATTCAGAACATATGGGCACAGTCACCTCATCAGCGGATGTCAAGGGCGCTCATCAAGACGCTCCTATATCGGACACTCATGGTGGTCATCACTATCTCTGTCGCGTTCTTTTTTACTGGGAATACCGGTGATGCCCTCAGTATCGGCCTTGTCTCAAACGTCATCAAGACAGGGACCTACTATGGGTACGAGCGGCTGTGGGATAGAGTCTCGTGGGGAGTAGCGACTACTGATTGA